In Paenibacillus sp. J23TS9, a single genomic region encodes these proteins:
- a CDS encoding response regulator yields the protein MFKVLLIDDEPGAIEGMQMWINWQELGFEVCGTCNNGMEGLQMIQDLGPDLVVTDVNMPLMDGLMMIEAWQKVESKPVRFAIISGYSEFEYAQRSMRFGVNHYLLKPVIPEEAEEELREIHQELLDDSAQQSLTRIASYEEIVSLIKKLLNKQLIEESGHSLLSKVSADKEEWNFCLIQTEPSSFAELRGKAASVLEQEDRAYLVDLDMNSFGIVYGYDGCANGESSPCRIMQKLKHLYSPYRLFWATGAGESTLLRIERCYHTAKEAISYQFYDQADHRMILFKNIRNKPFHYHYDQVQLMEGMITAVTLLDKSGFQKAVESAASSFREMLIAPEIVKKVAIHMLYRIIEIVREASDVQAESLIEKYRLSRNSGSLLTLNDVMGDLLSCGVECIDWLLSEQLKQSQGIIHAINSYIREHFAECLSIKKLAEVFYLHPVYLGQLLMKKNGISFHELLHDLRVEEAVRLLGENRLKNSEIAEQVGYSHYSQFLKQFEARKHMSPNEYKKTMF from the coding sequence ATGTTCAAAGTACTATTAATTGATGATGAGCCGGGGGCTATTGAAGGCATGCAGATGTGGATCAATTGGCAGGAGCTCGGCTTTGAAGTCTGTGGTACCTGTAATAACGGGATGGAAGGCTTGCAGATGATTCAGGACCTGGGGCCGGATCTCGTGGTTACGGATGTGAATATGCCGCTGATGGATGGGCTGATGATGATAGAAGCTTGGCAGAAGGTGGAGTCCAAACCGGTCAGGTTTGCCATTATAAGCGGATACAGTGAGTTTGAATATGCACAGAGGTCTATGCGCTTCGGTGTGAATCATTATCTGTTGAAGCCCGTTATTCCGGAAGAGGCCGAGGAGGAATTGAGGGAGATCCATCAAGAACTGCTGGATGATTCTGCGCAGCAAAGCCTGACACGGATTGCTTCGTACGAAGAAATAGTTTCTCTTATCAAAAAGCTATTGAACAAACAGTTGATTGAGGAGTCCGGCCACTCGCTTCTGAGCAAGGTGTCAGCGGACAAAGAGGAGTGGAATTTCTGCTTGATCCAGACGGAGCCGTCATCATTTGCAGAACTGCGGGGAAAAGCGGCGTCAGTGCTGGAGCAAGAGGACAGAGCCTATCTGGTTGATCTGGATATGAATAGCTTCGGGATTGTTTATGGCTATGATGGCTGCGCAAATGGGGAAAGCAGCCCATGCCGGATCATGCAAAAGCTGAAGCATCTGTATTCTCCCTACCGCTTATTCTGGGCTACCGGTGCCGGAGAGAGCACCCTGCTGCGGATTGAACGATGCTATCATACCGCAAAAGAAGCGATAAGCTATCAATTTTATGATCAGGCAGATCACCGTATGATCTTATTCAAGAACATCCGGAATAAACCATTTCATTACCATTACGACCAAGTGCAGCTGATGGAAGGGATGATTACAGCGGTCACCCTTTTGGATAAGAGTGGTTTTCAGAAGGCCGTTGAATCGGCAGCCAGCAGTTTTCGAGAAATGCTTATTGCACCGGAAATTGTAAAAAAGGTTGCCATTCATATGCTGTACCGAATCATAGAGATCGTGAGGGAAGCAAGTGACGTGCAGGCAGAGTCTCTCATTGAAAAATACAGACTGTCGCGGAATTCAGGCTCGCTTCTGACACTGAATGATGTCATGGGTGATCTGTTGTCCTGCGGTGTGGAATGCATCGACTGGCTGCTGAGTGAGCAGCTCAAGCAGTCACAAGGGATTATCCATGCAATCAACAGCTACATCCGTGAACATTTCGCCGAGTGCCTCTCCATCAAAAAGCTGGCGGAAGTGTTCTATCTGCATCCGGTTTATCTGGGGCAGCTGCTTATGAAGAAGAACGGAATCAGTTTTCATGAGCTGCTGCATGACCTGCGTGTGGAGGAAGCGGTCCGTTTGCTTGGAGAGAACAGGCTTAAAAATAGCGAAATTGCGGAGCAAGTGGGCTACAGCCACTACAGCCAATTTCTCAAACAATTCGAAGCAAGAAAGCATATGTCTCCGAATGAATACAAAAAAACCATGTTCTAA
- a CDS encoding sensor histidine kinase, whose translation MLKRKFKLRKFVNDIPLNYKFFLIFFVGVLLPIVVIHLLVMDRMSELIKAREEQNLEISLERARKDIHDFIDGGVAVSHALNTDKTLYEMLDREYKDQLDFYETFDEQLRNRVTSYIPVNNQIQRISIFTDNKSIVNGGNYHVIDDGVLESDWYKMWENSSNPVFVAAYRAAEANNTASTVPYLSVIERMDYYDYFDTYKKLLRIDIDLSKIYDVIMREKDYLNLYLVNENNQIIMSSDSGYQRGKVDAYPVFQLAENDNQQDIHTLSIGSAKYVKGWKLIGITQGVRISKAMMEMRLYISALAAVVTLFTTTFIFIMLRSYNYRVKRLSRHMQKVTNEKFDLIQIDEGRDEIGGLIQNFNMMTTRIKFLINNVYKLEIQKKNLEMERVRAELNFLQSQMNPHFLFNTLNAILVVCTKNSYTDVTDIIKSLSKLLRRLLSWKEDIVTLEEELMFIEMYLKIEKFRFRDKFEYQFEVEEDAVHYKIPKMSIQPLVENACKHGIQAIQGMGMVKVSVFVIDGRLRIVISDNGKGMESSRLKEIIMSVRKENSTGTSIGIRNVYRRLELYYNDQVRFDIVSTPNQGTTVFFEIPIKYLDQVV comes from the coding sequence ATGCTCAAGAGAAAATTCAAACTTAGAAAATTCGTTAATGATATCCCTTTGAATTACAAATTTTTTCTGATTTTCTTCGTTGGCGTTCTGCTCCCGATCGTCGTGATTCATTTGCTGGTGATGGACCGGATGTCGGAACTGATCAAAGCGAGGGAAGAGCAAAACCTGGAAATATCACTGGAGAGAGCCAGAAAGGATATTCACGATTTTATTGATGGAGGTGTGGCTGTCAGTCATGCCTTAAATACGGATAAGACACTCTATGAAATGCTTGATCGGGAGTATAAGGATCAACTGGATTTTTATGAAACCTTCGATGAGCAGCTTCGAAACCGGGTTACCAGCTATATTCCGGTGAATAATCAAATTCAGAGAATCAGCATATTCACAGACAATAAATCCATCGTTAACGGAGGGAATTACCATGTGATCGATGATGGAGTACTGGAAAGCGACTGGTACAAGATGTGGGAGAACTCCAGCAATCCGGTATTTGTAGCGGCATACCGGGCGGCTGAGGCGAATAATACGGCTTCAACGGTACCTTATTTGAGCGTCATCGAAAGAATGGACTATTATGATTATTTTGACACGTACAAAAAGCTGCTCCGAATCGATATTGATCTCAGTAAAATTTATGATGTTATCATGCGGGAAAAGGACTATTTGAATCTTTATTTGGTCAATGAGAACAACCAGATTATTATGTCATCCGATAGCGGTTATCAAAGAGGGAAGGTGGATGCATATCCGGTTTTTCAATTGGCGGAAAATGATAATCAGCAGGATATTCATACTCTTTCCATCGGCAGCGCGAAGTACGTCAAAGGCTGGAAACTGATCGGCATTACCCAGGGCGTCCGGATATCCAAGGCAATGATGGAAATGAGACTATACATAAGTGCGTTAGCGGCTGTCGTCACTTTGTTTACTACGACATTTATCTTTATCATGCTCAGATCCTATAATTATCGGGTTAAACGTTTATCCCGCCACATGCAAAAGGTAACCAACGAAAAATTTGATCTCATCCAAATTGATGAAGGCCGTGATGAAATTGGCGGGCTGATTCAGAATTTCAACATGATGACAACCAGAATCAAATTCCTCATCAACAACGTCTACAAACTGGAAATTCAAAAGAAAAATCTGGAGATGGAAAGAGTGCGCGCCGAGCTTAACTTTTTGCAAAGTCAGATGAATCCCCATTTTCTCTTTAACACACTTAATGCGATTCTGGTTGTATGCACGAAAAACAGCTATACGGATGTCACGGATATTATTAAAAGCTTATCCAAGCTCCTCCGCAGACTGCTCAGCTGGAAAGAAGATATCGTTACGCTTGAGGAAGAACTGATGTTCATTGAAATGTACCTCAAAATAGAAAAATTCCGTTTTAGAGATAAATTTGAGTATCAATTTGAGGTTGAAGAGGATGCGGTTCATTATAAAATTCCTAAAATGAGTATTCAGCCGCTTGTTGAAAATGCCTGCAAGCATGGGATTCAGGCGATTCAGGGCATGGGCATGGTTAAAGTCAGCGTTTTTGTCATCGATGGTCGTCTTCGTATAGTTATTTCGGATAACGGGAAGGGCATGGAGTCCAGCAGGCTTAAGGAAATCATCATGTCGGTACGCAAAGAAAATTCTACGGGAACAAGTATTGGCATCCGTAATGTGTACCGGAGACTGGAGCTGTATTATAACGACCAGGTCCGCTTCGATATCGTGAGCACACCGAATCAAGGAACAACGGTATTCTTCGAAATCCCGATTAAGTATCTTGATCAAGTCGTGTAA